A segment of the Desulforegula conservatrix Mb1Pa genome:
AGGAAAAAAGTGAGGAAAATGCGCCTTAAATTAGGAAACTGGATCGGGAATTATAACTGTCGCTGACACGGAAAAATAATTGTCGTTGATCAGTTTTTGATAAATCCCTCATAATGCGCATAAAGCATAGCCCATCCAGCCCTAAGAAGGGCGGACCTTTGAGAGTTCGTTAAATCAGGCCTATAGATGAGGAGTCTCATCGCGGCAATTTCCCTCTCACGCCACTCTAGATCCTTTGTAATTATATCGATGGGTCTCATCCGTCACACAAGTGTTTTGAAACAATTGATATTCTTTGTCCAAGCTTCTCGATAGTATTTGCTCCTGGACCAGTGGAGGCCCTGAACTCTTTACTATTAAATGCATTCTGCAAGCGTTCCTTAATAATGGCTGGCGGTAGTGGCCGGAGATCATCAAGGTGAGCTGAAAATGTAGCAACAACCGCTTCATAGTAAGCAGGTGCAAGACGACCAGTGGGTTCACCTTCTGGATTGAATCTTGTAAAAGCAGAATCACTAA
Coding sequences within it:
- a CDS encoding MAE_28990/MAE_18760 family HEPN-like nuclease yields the protein MRPIDIITKDLEWREREIAAMRLLIYRPDLTNSQRSALLRAGWAMLYAHYEGFIKN